Part of the Mauremys reevesii isolate NIE-2019 linkage group 20, ASM1616193v1, whole genome shotgun sequence genome is shown below.
TTAATCTTTGTATGGACACTACTGTTATTACATGGacccttcccccactttttttttaagtttacaatACTTTTGAGAAAGCAGGAAATAAATTATTGTTTTTAGAAGTTGctttattttcagatttttttgacTGCCAGAATCAGCTGCTCATGTTATTTATATAATTAAGAGACTGTTTTCCTTAGATTTAACTAGTTCACTGGATTGTCACATTAATTTACTGAATACAGCTTTTCATGTCTATACAGACAAAACACAACACTATGAAGAAGCACCAACAGCCTGTTTTTATTTGGACTGATCAGAAGAGAATTGCtacccagttaaaaaaaaatgcacaagTTTGTAACTAACAGAACCCCCAAATGACAATCCAAAATTGGAAAACATACAGCAGAATTTAAGACAGATTATGCCTAAGGCTCACAGGAGTTTCCTGGGAATTTTTAACAGTGACCTAAGCTGCCAATTAATAAGACCAACCATCCTGAAGTCTTTGTGGCATGAGCGGATGTTAACTAAACGGATTGAAACAATGAATGTTTACAGTTAGGTTCCAAAATCCACATTTAGAGAGCTGAGTCTGaatggcctgatttccagaagagctgagcacccacaaatcccATTAAGGTCAACAGAAATTGCAGGTGGTCAGCACCTGAAATAGAAGTCAGGCTGCTTGTAAAGTGCTTAGAGGTGGAGTTGTACACCTAACTGTAGGCACCAGGAAACTGTTGGCCTTTGGAACTGAGACCACGGCAGGCGGATAAGGATTCCAACGTACTTTCAATGACAGAATAGTCCTTGACATCAAACAACTGATGTCACCGCAATTTCGAGGTTAATGCTCAACTTTTTAGAAGGGATTTGGAACAGAAGCCCAGACCGCTTGCCCTTCTGTGCCTAGCTGGAATGAATTTGTACATTTCATCCCAGGTGTGGCTGCAGCTTCTCAACATTTCAAGTGGCTGAAAGGAGGCCGTAGCGCCACTCAGGTTCGGCCCTTCTGCAGCTGGAAATGAAGGGGTGGGCAGGCAAGGCCGTGCACCTGTCACCCCACCACTAGGTTTGGGAGCCCTCTCAAACAGGGGACCTCTCCCGAGGCAGTTCTGAATGTGGGAAATGTTCGCTCCAACTGAGACGGGCTTAGGGTCAAAGTGGGATAGCCCCATGAAACccagggctgctgggaggtaCACTGCAGGTCAGAAGTGGGGGAAAAGGTCCCTGCTCATACACAATTAGGAAAATACTTTAGGACCCGTTGGGAAGAAAGGAGCTATACAGAAAGCAGCCGTATACCAAAGTAGGTTACATTTTAGCATTCGGAAATCCACTTTAGAGGCAGGTCTTGAAATATACTCTAGCCCGTGATTCCACTTCATAATCAAAAATGGAGCTGGGACCAGCAGACTCTTTAACAAAGGCTCATACTGTACTTCCAGATGGTTAGGCAATGGTAtaagggggtggctgcaggggctTGGAGGCAGCCTGGCAGGTGTGGCCAGGCACAAGATCAAAAATACATAATTAAAGTTTTGGCCCACAAGTTCAGAGTTGTGAAATCTTAAGACTTACCCAGCTACGTGACTTGGCTGTATCCGCATATATTCAGTAAGACTCTTAACTTTACAGGGCCAGGTTCTGCCCCCAGCCATCCCTAAGCCAATGGGATTGTGCATATGTATTGGGGGGGGCAGAACCAGACCCTGGTTTTACTTCTAATAAAAATGATACAGAAAAACATTTCCTCCCTCACAGCCTCTCTCTACTCCCCAGCTGCTTGTAGTTAATTAAGTCCTAACACTGTGCAATTATGCAGCCTCCAGCATGTCTTATTTTTAAACAGACGGGGGATCCATGGTCTTTTGGGGGAAGAGAGCAGCTGAAAGGGAGGCAGAAGGCAAGTGCAATGCTCTATTTTCAGTATTGTACCTCAAAGGCTTTACATGTGTGTTTTGTTCGCACTGATGAAACACACCAGTTTGCTAGCACCAGAGAAGTCAGGTCCCTCTAGCCACAGCAGAAAGTACAGCAAGGGGAATTGCTACTTGTTTTGGGAAGAGCAGTGACTTCTCTTTGAGACTCATACTAGGGTGAATTGGGGCAGCAGACTGCGCTAGACAGGACCTGGACGGAGGAGATTCAGAGAACAAATGGGGCTAGATATTTACCATTCAccattatttctttttccttttctccacctGGTTGTATTGGGGGCTGAACAACATGGTAAGCAGGAGCAGCACGGGAATCAGCAAATACGGCGCGTAGAAGGATAGCAGAGTAAGGCGTTCCTGCACTGTCTCTGGACCCTGATGCTTGGCCGCCGAGAAGTCTTCGAACAGGATGTGTGCCAGGATAGGAAACACAGTTGTAGCTACGTGACTGGAGTAGATAAGTGCTGGAGTCCGTATCCATTTGCAGCCACCTGTATTCAAGGCAGAAGAGTGTAACATTTGTTTGAAATAAGAGGGCAGCATTCAATAGCcttaggataaatacattaaagagggTGGAAGCATGTTGAGAGCTAAAGTGCGATAAGAGAGTTAGGTATTAGCAGAAAATTAACCCAGACTGCGCGAGCCTCAGTTGCAAGGAGTATATGGAAGCAGGAAAGCCAATCTGTTTTGATTAGGTGGAAGAGTGGCAACACAAGGCACGCCAACTGGAAGCTTAGAAAGACAGGATTCCTGGGACCTCTCTTCAAAGCAAGCTGATAAAGTATTTTCATCCTCAAAAAAATAGACACATGGTCAcataagaagtctgtggcagagcctggaatAAATACCCCATGTCCTAACAGGGCTGCTCTCTCCCCACTGGGCCCCATTACCGAGGCTTTTTGGTTTAAGATAAGGGTCTCTGTTGTGGGAACGAAGTGCATTGTGCCAGGCTTGACAAGCATCAGCAAAAGAATAATTTGTCCTGTTTttatttgaattattttcctacaGGCTCTATTCTACACTCCTTACTGAGTAAAAAATTCCTAGTGAAAAAACAGGACACCTCCCCCCCCGCACTTGATGTATTTGTAATGGCTTAAGTGTAATGAACAAGCTTTCTATACCACCTACAATGAATATCTGCAAGCAGACTGCATGCACAATATTATTCTTTCATTCCTTCTGTACCAACCTTTTAAGAATGCATAGGCCGCAAAGGGAAAGAAGGGCAGTTGTAGGGCGGCTTCACAACATATAAACGACTTAAACCAGGGAGGGGGCTCCAGCATCATGGAATCTTTAAAGGTAACCGCATACCATTTTAACAACCCCGTCagcttaagaaaaaaaaacacaacagattAACGCACTTAATGTTAGCTGCAATGAGAAACAACAAGGCATTTCACAGGACCCATTAGATGGAGCCATCATTACAGCAAGAGGAGAAATCTTTTTCAAGATACCGTCTCATCTTGGTATGCAAGGCTTCAGCTGTGAAACTATTAGAGTTAATGGGAATTACGCTGCGAAGGTGGTGAAAGCGctcctgtcagggttccctccccactctgaattctagggtacagatgtggggacccacatgaaagaccccctaagcttatctctagtagcttaggttaaaaacttccccaaggcacaaattcttccttgtccttggaacggtatcgctgccaccaccaagtgagttagacaaagatttaggaaaaggaccacttggagttctgtttccccaaaatatccccccaagccccttcaccccctttcctgggcaggcttgagagTAACCAAGGTGAGCGCAGACCagccccttgggtttttaggacactaaaaaccaatcaggttcttaaaaacagaactttataataaagaaaaaagtaaaagaagcacctctgtaaaatcaggatggaaggtaattttacagggtaaatcagattcaaaacacagaggattcccctccaggcaaaactttaaagttacaaacaaaaaatcaggaataaacctccctcttagcctagggaaaattcacaagctaaaataaAAGATATTTTAATGCATTTCCTtcttacttacaatttgtaatcttaggTGCTTAGTTCAGGTATGGCTTTAGGCGATGTATTTTCCTTGCCCTGGTTCCTCACTGACCCAGAGAAAACAAcaaagagacaaaacaaaaacctccccCCACAGGTTTGAAAGCATcttctcccctcattggtccCTTTGGTCAGgggccaaccaggttatttgagcttcttaatcctttaccgtaaaggagggattttatgctacccgtagctgtatgtttatgacagcgCCGTAAGCATACATTCGATTCCGCAGCGTTTTGTTCCACACGTTCTCAGAGTTATCACAACCTTACACAGAGCCTGCTGCTTCAGAGGTGAACGGCCACAGACCATTCCTGATCCCTTTTTCCACATAGGGAGCACATCAGGTTTCGTGGAGAGACGAAAGATCCCTGAATTCCACTTTGAGGACACgtggggccagatttacaaaggtgtttaggcactcCAAGAGGCAGACAGATGCCCAGCAGAATTCACAAAAGTGAGGATgttttgtactgtgcctagctcAGTGTCCCAGTTCACCGCTGGGtttttatcatagaatatcagggttggaaggaacctcaggagatcatctagtccaaccccctgctcaaagcaggaccaatccccaaatcgccccctcaaggattgaactcacaaccctgggtttagcaggccaatgctcaaaccactgaataACAGGAGTTCAGCGCCTAattcacttaggtgcttttggaaTTCCCACTAGGcccctatctgcatctttaggcatctaaatacctttatacTGCGGGCCCATGGTGTTTAATCAGTCCTATACAAAGGCTTTTGTCCCAGCTCACAGTGCAATGAGCTAAACGTTAAATGAGTCTGAATGACTGAAAAATCAATTGAAATGTGGTTTCGTTAGGAGGCCTTTAGTTGAAAGTCCCTTGAGATTTGCtagttaatttttaatttaaatattgctTCTAAAATAGAAGCCTCCTGACTGGCCAAGAGAAGGCAGAAATCAAATTCACTAAGGAAGCTTCTGTATAGCCACTCCTGATCTCATTCAGGTAACAATCAAAAGTTAAACTGCTTGAGCTCAATGACCTCATGTCCCGGTCTAAAGTCGTTGGCTATAGATTATATTTACAGTTTTCTATCAGACTGATCAAACCCTGGTGACAAAAAATGAATTAGTATAAATAACTCATGTTGTACCTTGATTGGTCATATTTTGGGAACCAGTTCTCTCTGCCTCTCACACATTCATGGTGGGGTTTTGCACAGAAAACAAATGCACTGGATCAGGAGGCCAGTGTTACAGAAGTCACTCAGTGAACAACAGTATTTTGCTCTGAACTCCTCCAGTCTCTCTCTCAGACGGGATTAACTTTTTAAAGACAAGAAGTAACACGTAGTGCTTTCCATATGCAGAAGAAATCTACTGTCAACCAGATAGTCAGGTATTTCTAGGCTGGTTAGTTAGACGTCTGCAATAGCTTAGCAGGCTGGGAAGATAAAAGTAGGAGAGATTTTAGCAAGGAGGTTGCTTGCTCTTATCTGACTTGTTTAGATTTAACTGGCAGAGGAAGCTTGCACAGATTTCATTTGATGTTTTGAACCACTTTGGAAGCCAGTTGATTTGTGCCCTCGTGAACTAATCAAAAGTGAAATTTCTCCTAGTGACCCCAAACTAATGAGCTTGGCACAAGAGAGACGATCTCTATTTATAGATGATACTACAGTTTATAAAAGCTAAGTGGTATTGTAAAAAACTGACTCAATTTAGGACTGTAAATTAATAGCCATCTAGTGAACAATGACTCATTATTAACACTGTAGAACGAGAGCGGAGACTTTTCTCAAAGATGCAGCAAGATCAGGTTTTTCAAGCTAAAGGCTAGGCACAAAGTCACTGCTATTCAAACCCTTGTATCGGACAGTCCCTACAGATTTTGCACAGAGCTGCAAACACGCACAAATCACAATGTCACCGAGAGACCCCTGGCAGCTACTTACACTCTGAGGGTAGATGCCAGCTCCATGCAGAAGCGGTTGCAGGTCTATTATTAAAGTGATGGGAATATGAGCGAGGAAGTACAGGGCAAAAACCCACTCCAGAAAGCCTGTAACAGCAGCCATCCCTTCCCTGGTGCAGTGCAGAGGCAGCAGGAAGTCAGCTTGTAAGCAACAGACAGCAACATGCCACCTTtctcctgctcccattggctgcagtctCAGTAGGCTGGGTTTCCTGCTGGGACAACTCACAATTTAAAGGGCTACTCGTTTTGCTGAAGTCAACCCATGTGCAGTGCCTTCCCTTAAGGAAGATTCCATACAACTTAACAAGAGGAGAACATACTATATTTGTGCGACAATCTATTTTCAAGACTAAAAACATTTTCATAGCTTGGTtaggaaaaaaaagtattggcTCGATCTTTAGTACTCAGCTCAACAAATTAGACTGTATTCAAGGCATCATCCAGCAACACAGCACAGGATTTAGCAGGCTGCCTTTGAAGCCGGTAGGTCAGAAGTCCTCTGTGCGCACATGCACACTATTATGGATTCCCAAAAGCATCTAAGGGACTCAGGAGAATAAGTGCCATTGACTTTCAACGGGATCTGTGCAGTTAAGTAGCTTAAGGGGTgagcttttcaaaagcacccaataGGTAAGAATTTCTGGTTAGCAGAAGAATCACATGTTTTGAGAAGATGCTCATATACTCCTGCTCACATTCGTTTCTTTTCTTTTACCAGACCTCAGGCTGAGTCCGATCACTAACAAACCTTACGCTTTCTGGTTGTCCCACTAGTTAACTTCCTCCTGGATACGAATTTTCAGCAGGCTGAAGAGTTTTGGCAAGATCCCAGCAGTAAGAGGGGAAAATGTGTCTAAATGTCTTAAGCGTTCTCCACTTGTGAGCTAACTCTCTTCTCTTCACGGGTCATTGTATAATGCCTGCAGTTGTAAttctcactccatgcatctgaagaagtgggttttttacccacaaaagcttatgcccaaataaatgttagtctttaaggtgccaccggactccttgttgtttttgtggatacagactaacacggcgaccctctgatacttaatgaaGCAGGAGTTTCTGCGTTAGTACCAATGCACTTCCCAGTAGCAGGTTGTGTTCCTGTCTCAAACATAAgtagttttctttaaaaactatTAATAAAGGTTTACTTCAAATCACTGAGCCAGTCTCATTCCCTTCTAGGAACGGGAAGTTGACTATGGTTAAAGATCCAGTTTTTGTATCCGTTTATTATTGTGCAGCGGCTGTACACATCTTTCCTTAATACAGATAGTAAACAAAGCTTTCAAGAATAAAAATACTACCTGATTGACACCCGTGCCAGGCACAGGCTTTTCACAAGGAAGTGACAGCTGACAGCAAAGATCTATCATATAAAAATCGATAATTGAAGAAAAGGTGCATTTCAAGGATCTCAAGATATTCTAGTACTACAAGAAATATAAAGTGTAAGGGAATAAGACCGGGAAAGTCGCTACACAATGGATTGAACATATGGTTTTAATATTTGTTGAAAATTCAAGTCCTGTTAGCAGTTCAAATGGGATACTAGATTTGGATACACTTGCCTTATGCTCTGGAGGTGTTGTCTACCTGAAGTTGTGCCAACATTTCTATTGGAAAGCCCTGAACTTTTAGGGGGTCTACATTTTAAACCTTTTCTCCCTGTTCAAATGCTACATTGGACCACATCTTCTGCTGGTATGTCTTCATGGGACTACACTGACACCAACTAAGGATCAGCTCATATAGGGTGAAATACTGGCTCCAGGGAGATCAGTAGGACCAAGGTTTCATTCTAGTGCTGTCTGATTTATAACCAATACTAACCTAATTGTAACTTACTACCAAGTGTCCTGTATAGTCTCCCACACACAACATTCTTTAATGTAAGGGACTGTGTCctcctgtgtgtgagagaggttcATACCTTGCTGGGGGCACTGAAAACCAAGCAATAAGCATTGTGTGTCAGTTTTAGTCTCTGCTTGTGTCTTCCAGCTGCCGTCTCAGTTTGGGAAGATCCCACTCCATCTCCAGCTCAGAAGACTAAATTCTTTAATGGCAGTGGAGATTTAAATGCAGTCAAACGCAAACATTCAAATTAAGCCGAGTTGTTGATGCAAATACAGAAAGCGCATtcattacataagaacagccatgctaGGTCAGaataatggtccatctagcccagtgtcctgtcttccgacagtggccaatgccagatgcttcagagggaataaactgAACAGGgaaatttattgagtgatccagcctgtcctccactcccagcttctgacaattAGAAgcttaggacacccagagcatggagttgcatccatCATCATCTTGGTTaacagccattgatagacctgtcctccatgaacttacccaaTTCTTTGTTGAAACTAGTTAGTTTTGGAtttcataacatcccctggcaacaagttccacaggttgattgtgtgttgtgtgaagaaatcaACTCCTACGCAGTTGATCTTGTGTCTTCAATGCTGttctctgccactggc
Proteins encoded:
- the TMEM97 gene encoding sigma intracellular receptor 2; its protein translation is MAAVTGFLEWVFALYFLAHIPITLIIDLQPLLHGAGIYPQSLTGLLKWYAVTFKDSMMLEPPPWFKSFICCEAALQLPFFPFAAYAFLKGGCKWIRTPALIYSSHVATTVFPILAHILFEDFSAAKHQGPETVQERLTLLSFYAPYLLIPVLLLLTMLFSPQYNQVEKRKKK